Proteins encoded together in one Triticum dicoccoides isolate Atlit2015 ecotype Zavitan chromosome 7B, WEW_v2.0, whole genome shotgun sequence window:
- the LOC119337579 gene encoding aspartic proteinase nepenthesin-1-like has product MPAPAAACSLLLLLLLVAPVAAGDFVIHGVRWSAWANSGHLTEGLVIPAQTFSAFTFDLSVGLQTLSVIMDISSELVWMQCGPGLRRKPTFLPGLRPSFAPIAPCPSSVRNNSGSFGQIHYAGRTCHPGDHGCAARCGYVEHIYGAGNASGYLATETFGLGNRVFIGVVFGCSGNVTLRDGLDGVSGFVGFSRGPLSFVSQRQISRFSYFFVLPDDPDNGKAFVSLSWAVADHPKAKGSHTPLLVARPNQDPHLYYVNLIGLQVDGQLLTDIPAGTFDVRANGSGGVFLSTTLPFTYLEEAAYKVLRRELMSRIRLQGLAPLNATSGHSLCFLTQHFSKLKVPKLALVFDGAHATMELKAQNYFLPVPDGQTTCLSILPSTTGGSVLGSLLQTGRKMTYDTMATAAAG; this is encoded by the coding sequence ATGCCAGCCCCAGCTGCAGCTTGCTCGCTTCTTCTGCTTCTCCTTCTGGTGGCGCCGGTGGCCGCCGGTGACTTCGTCATCCATGGTGTCCGTTGGTCGGCTTGGGCCAACAGCGGCCACTTGACGGAGGGCCTCGTCATCCCGGCGCAGACGTTCAGCGCCTTCACCTTCGACCTCTCGGTCGGCCTGCAGACCCTCTCGGTCATCATGGACATCTCCAGCGAGCTCGTCTGGATGCAGTGCGGGCCGGGGCTCAGGCGCAAGCCCACCTTCCTGCCCGGGCTCAGGCCCTCCTTCGCCCCGATCGCCCCCTGCCCATCATCCGTGCGCAACAACTCTGGCTCCTTTGGCCAGATCCACTACGCCGGCCGGACTTGCCATCCCGGCGACCACGGCTGCGCAGCCCGCTGCGGGTACGTGGAGCACATCTACGGCGCCGGCAACGCGTCCGGCTACCTCGCCACCGAAACGTTCGGTTTGGGGAACAGGGTCTTCatcggcgtggtgttcggctgcaGTGGCAACGTCACGCTGCGGGACGGCCTCGACGGCGTCTCCGGCTTCGTCGGATTCAGCAGGGGCCCCCTCTCCTTCGTCTCGCAGCGGCAGATCTCCAGGTTCTCCTACTTCTTCGTGCTCCCCGACGACCCCGACAACGGCAAGGCCTTCGTTAGCTTGAGCTGGGCAGTCGCAGACCACCCCAAAGCTAAGGGCAGCCACACGCCGCTGCTGGTGGCCAGGCCCAACCAGGACCCTCACTTGTACTACGTCAACCTCATCGGCCTGCAGGTGGACGGGCAGCTCCTCACCGACATCCCGGCGGGGACCTTCGACGTCCGGGCGAACGGCTCCGGCGGGGTGTTCCTCAGCACCACCCTGCCATTCACCTACCTCGAGGAGGCCGCGTACAAGGTTCTGAGGCGGGAGCTCATGAGCAGGATCCGATTGCAGGGCCTGGCTCCGTTGAACGCTACGTCCGGCCACAGCCTGTGCTTCCTCACGCAGCACTTCTCCAAGCTGAAGGTTCCCAAGCTGGCCCTGGTGTTCGACGGCGCCCACGCGACGATGGAGCTCAAGGCGCAGAACTACTTCTTGCCCGTCCCTGACGGGCAGACGACGTGCCTGAGCATACTGCCATCGACCACCGGCGGGTCCGTCCTAGGCAGCCTGCTGCAGACCGGCAGGAAGATGACCTACGacaccatggcgacggcggcggccggctgA